One genomic segment of Misgurnus anguillicaudatus chromosome 25, ASM2758022v2, whole genome shotgun sequence includes these proteins:
- the arhgap28 gene encoding rho GTPase-activating protein 28 isoform X2, which translates to MHRKAQYPRIASMSLPGTASPSSPERSRDLMDDYWSEMKNIEEDGPGVHEEMMDMGSVDEAEIEEEWLQEAGLSTLVSGTQSDGHTEALLSTLTHSQANMVKKRLDNYTQTLRKKNRQPTRHVRDVFSTPDTSSGDLTPSVSPNGQITPKLPLWNPPKAPQLCSVFAPAESHSSSVSSEMISLSFDVPYSESARGHRKGRECQDCRRFRKDDLPSFQIVKPRQGLTRVSDLSSEDIKKIGYISLIELSTFYDILGIELKRNRVWRSKARESGIFGVPLDTLLENDQKKYPGSRVPLVFKKLLFKLEQTGLQTEGILRIPGSASRVKYLRQELELKFYEDRFDWDEVRQNDAAGLLKMFIRELPYPLLTQQHLPAFTAAQNISSPKHQLQALHLLIMLLPEPNRDTLKALLEFLRKVVAYEDKNRMSLWNVSMIVAPNLIIFHGKNAKQEEMQTAVGSAHLVRLLIQHQDLLWTVPCFLISHVRKMNEAATGKKTPTSEKTKRRLLRRWNTEKDRNRSEVTDLHDGVIRVHAPLHAKVSMAIQLNAEMKARDIMARFDVENSRGSRSTGRRQKQFLFEVGGNIRERCLDPEAYLLDVYHANPHCEWILKSRQT; encoded by the exons ATGCACAG AAAAGCACAGTATCCGAGGATAGCCAGCATGAGTTTGCCCGGGACCGCGTCCCCCTCGTCTCCGGAGCGCTCCCGTGACCTCATGGACGACTACTGGAGCGAGATGAAGAACATAGAGGAGGACGGTCCAGGAGTTCACGAGGAGATGATGGACATGGGGAGCGTGGATG AGGCGGAGATTGAGGAGGAGTGGCTGCAGGAGGCGGGGCTCTCCACGCTGGTGTCTGGGACTCAAAGCGACGGCCATACAGAAGCTCTGCTCTCCACGCTCACGCACTCGCAGGCCAACATGGTGAAGAAACGTCTGGATAACTACACGCAGACGCTGCGCAAGAAAAACAGACAACCCACGAGACACGTGAGAGATGTGTTCTCCACACCGGATACATCG TCTGGTGATCTGACACCTTCAGTTTCTCCAAATGGACAGATCACTCCTAAACTGCCACTGTGGAATCCACCAAAAG CTCCTCAGTTGTGTTCTGTCTTTGCTCCAGCTGAAAGTCACAGCTCGAGTGTTTCTTCAGAGATGATCTCATTATCGTTTGACGTGCCGTACTCGGAGTCGGCTCGAGGTCATCGGAAGGGCCGCGAGTGTCAGGACTGCAGGAGATTTCGGAAAGATGATTTACCA AGTTTTCAGATCGTAAAGCCCAGGCAGGGTTTAACCCGAGTGAGTGATTTGTCATCTGAGGACATCAAGAAGATCGGTTACATCTCTCTGATCGAGCTCAGCACTTTCTATGACATCTTGGGCATCGAGCTGAAGAGGAATCGTGTATGGCGGAGTAAAGCacgag AAAGCGGAATATTCGGCGTTCCTCTTGATACGCTGCTGGAGAACGACCAAAAGAAATATCCTGGCTCCAGGGTCCCTCTTGTTTTTAAGAAG ttGCTGTTTAAACTGGAGCAGACGGGATTACAGACGGAAGGAATTCTGAGGATTCCAGGATCGGCGTCCAGAGTCAAG TACTTACGTCAGGAGTTGGAGTTAAAGTTTTACGAGGATCGTTTTGATTGGGATGAAGTTCGTCAGAATGACGCTGCTGGTTTATTAAAGATGTTCATCCGCGAGCTGCCGTATCCTCTCCTAACACAACAACATCTGCCGGCATTCACTGCTGCTCAAA aCATCTCATCACCTAAACATCAGCTTCAGGCTCTTCATCTTCTCATCATGCTGCTTCCTGAACCCAACAGAGACACACTGAAG GCTCTCCTGGAGTTCCTCAGAAAAGTTGTGGCGTATGAAGATAAGAACCGGATGAGTCTGTGGAACGTTTCTATGATTGTAGCACCAAATCTCATCATCTTTCATGGTAAGAACGCCAAACAGGAGGAGATGCAGACTGCCGTGGGCTCGGCTCATCTCGTACGACTGCTCATCCAACATCAGGATCTTCTGTGGACG GTTCCGTGTTTCCTGATCTCTCATGTCAGAAAGATGAACGAAGCCGCCACAGGCAAGAAAACGCCAACCTCAGAGAAAACCAAGCGTAGATTATTGAGAAGGTGGAACACAGAGAAGGACAGAAACAGAAGTGAG GTCACAGATCTTCATGACGGAGTCATCAGAGTTCACGCACCGCTTCACGCAAAGGTTTCAATGGCGATACAGCTGAACGCTGAGATGAAGGCGAGAGATATCATGGCACGGTTCGACGTGGAGAACTC ACGAGGATCACGCAGCACCGGTCGACGACAGAAGCAGTTTCTATTTGAGGTTGGAGGAAATATCA GAGAACGATGTTTGGATCCAGAAGCTTATTTACTTGATGTTTACCACGCTAACCCACATTGTGAATGGATTTTAAAATCACGGCAGACCTGA
- the arhgap28 gene encoding rho GTPase-activating protein 28 isoform X1 produces the protein MMDDTDRGGVVLTAFHSFRIHADTPDNRKAQYPRIASMSLPGTASPSSPERSRDLMDDYWSEMKNIEEDGPGVHEEMMDMGSVDEAEIEEEWLQEAGLSTLVSGTQSDGHTEALLSTLTHSQANMVKKRLDNYTQTLRKKNRQPTRHVRDVFSTPDTSSGDLTPSVSPNGQITPKLPLWNPPKAPQLCSVFAPAESHSSSVSSEMISLSFDVPYSESARGHRKGRECQDCRRFRKDDLPSFQIVKPRQGLTRVSDLSSEDIKKIGYISLIELSTFYDILGIELKRNRVWRSKARESGIFGVPLDTLLENDQKKYPGSRVPLVFKKLLFKLEQTGLQTEGILRIPGSASRVKYLRQELELKFYEDRFDWDEVRQNDAAGLLKMFIRELPYPLLTQQHLPAFTAAQNISSPKHQLQALHLLIMLLPEPNRDTLKALLEFLRKVVAYEDKNRMSLWNVSMIVAPNLIIFHGKNAKQEEMQTAVGSAHLVRLLIQHQDLLWTVPCFLISHVRKMNEAATGKKTPTSEKTKRRLLRRWNTEKDRNRSEVTDLHDGVIRVHAPLHAKVSMAIQLNAEMKARDIMARFDVENSRGSRSTGRRQKQFLFEVGGNIRERCLDPEAYLLDVYHANPHCEWILKSRQT, from the exons ATGATGGACGACACGGATCGTGGCGGTGTGGTTTTAACAGCGTTTCATTCTTTCAGGATCCACGCGGACACACCGGACAACAG AAAAGCACAGTATCCGAGGATAGCCAGCATGAGTTTGCCCGGGACCGCGTCCCCCTCGTCTCCGGAGCGCTCCCGTGACCTCATGGACGACTACTGGAGCGAGATGAAGAACATAGAGGAGGACGGTCCAGGAGTTCACGAGGAGATGATGGACATGGGGAGCGTGGATG AGGCGGAGATTGAGGAGGAGTGGCTGCAGGAGGCGGGGCTCTCCACGCTGGTGTCTGGGACTCAAAGCGACGGCCATACAGAAGCTCTGCTCTCCACGCTCACGCACTCGCAGGCCAACATGGTGAAGAAACGTCTGGATAACTACACGCAGACGCTGCGCAAGAAAAACAGACAACCCACGAGACACGTGAGAGATGTGTTCTCCACACCGGATACATCG TCTGGTGATCTGACACCTTCAGTTTCTCCAAATGGACAGATCACTCCTAAACTGCCACTGTGGAATCCACCAAAAG CTCCTCAGTTGTGTTCTGTCTTTGCTCCAGCTGAAAGTCACAGCTCGAGTGTTTCTTCAGAGATGATCTCATTATCGTTTGACGTGCCGTACTCGGAGTCGGCTCGAGGTCATCGGAAGGGCCGCGAGTGTCAGGACTGCAGGAGATTTCGGAAAGATGATTTACCA AGTTTTCAGATCGTAAAGCCCAGGCAGGGTTTAACCCGAGTGAGTGATTTGTCATCTGAGGACATCAAGAAGATCGGTTACATCTCTCTGATCGAGCTCAGCACTTTCTATGACATCTTGGGCATCGAGCTGAAGAGGAATCGTGTATGGCGGAGTAAAGCacgag AAAGCGGAATATTCGGCGTTCCTCTTGATACGCTGCTGGAGAACGACCAAAAGAAATATCCTGGCTCCAGGGTCCCTCTTGTTTTTAAGAAG ttGCTGTTTAAACTGGAGCAGACGGGATTACAGACGGAAGGAATTCTGAGGATTCCAGGATCGGCGTCCAGAGTCAAG TACTTACGTCAGGAGTTGGAGTTAAAGTTTTACGAGGATCGTTTTGATTGGGATGAAGTTCGTCAGAATGACGCTGCTGGTTTATTAAAGATGTTCATCCGCGAGCTGCCGTATCCTCTCCTAACACAACAACATCTGCCGGCATTCACTGCTGCTCAAA aCATCTCATCACCTAAACATCAGCTTCAGGCTCTTCATCTTCTCATCATGCTGCTTCCTGAACCCAACAGAGACACACTGAAG GCTCTCCTGGAGTTCCTCAGAAAAGTTGTGGCGTATGAAGATAAGAACCGGATGAGTCTGTGGAACGTTTCTATGATTGTAGCACCAAATCTCATCATCTTTCATGGTAAGAACGCCAAACAGGAGGAGATGCAGACTGCCGTGGGCTCGGCTCATCTCGTACGACTGCTCATCCAACATCAGGATCTTCTGTGGACG GTTCCGTGTTTCCTGATCTCTCATGTCAGAAAGATGAACGAAGCCGCCACAGGCAAGAAAACGCCAACCTCAGAGAAAACCAAGCGTAGATTATTGAGAAGGTGGAACACAGAGAAGGACAGAAACAGAAGTGAG GTCACAGATCTTCATGACGGAGTCATCAGAGTTCACGCACCGCTTCACGCAAAGGTTTCAATGGCGATACAGCTGAACGCTGAGATGAAGGCGAGAGATATCATGGCACGGTTCGACGTGGAGAACTC ACGAGGATCACGCAGCACCGGTCGACGACAGAAGCAGTTTCTATTTGAGGTTGGAGGAAATATCA GAGAACGATGTTTGGATCCAGAAGCTTATTTACTTGATGTTTACCACGCTAACCCACATTGTGAATGGATTTTAAAATCACGGCAGACCTGA
- the arhgap28 gene encoding rho GTPase-activating protein 28 isoform X3: MSLPGTASPSSPERSRDLMDDYWSEMKNIEEDGPGVHEEMMDMGSVDEAEIEEEWLQEAGLSTLVSGTQSDGHTEALLSTLTHSQANMVKKRLDNYTQTLRKKNRQPTRHVRDVFSTPDTSSGDLTPSVSPNGQITPKLPLWNPPKAPQLCSVFAPAESHSSSVSSEMISLSFDVPYSESARGHRKGRECQDCRRFRKDDLPSFQIVKPRQGLTRVSDLSSEDIKKIGYISLIELSTFYDILGIELKRNRVWRSKARESGIFGVPLDTLLENDQKKYPGSRVPLVFKKLLFKLEQTGLQTEGILRIPGSASRVKYLRQELELKFYEDRFDWDEVRQNDAAGLLKMFIRELPYPLLTQQHLPAFTAAQNISSPKHQLQALHLLIMLLPEPNRDTLKALLEFLRKVVAYEDKNRMSLWNVSMIVAPNLIIFHGKNAKQEEMQTAVGSAHLVRLLIQHQDLLWTVPCFLISHVRKMNEAATGKKTPTSEKTKRRLLRRWNTEKDRNRSEVTDLHDGVIRVHAPLHAKVSMAIQLNAEMKARDIMARFDVENSRGSRSTGRRQKQFLFEVGGNIRERCLDPEAYLLDVYHANPHCEWILKSRQT, from the exons ATGAGTTTGCCCGGGACCGCGTCCCCCTCGTCTCCGGAGCGCTCCCGTGACCTCATGGACGACTACTGGAGCGAGATGAAGAACATAGAGGAGGACGGTCCAGGAGTTCACGAGGAGATGATGGACATGGGGAGCGTGGATG AGGCGGAGATTGAGGAGGAGTGGCTGCAGGAGGCGGGGCTCTCCACGCTGGTGTCTGGGACTCAAAGCGACGGCCATACAGAAGCTCTGCTCTCCACGCTCACGCACTCGCAGGCCAACATGGTGAAGAAACGTCTGGATAACTACACGCAGACGCTGCGCAAGAAAAACAGACAACCCACGAGACACGTGAGAGATGTGTTCTCCACACCGGATACATCG TCTGGTGATCTGACACCTTCAGTTTCTCCAAATGGACAGATCACTCCTAAACTGCCACTGTGGAATCCACCAAAAG CTCCTCAGTTGTGTTCTGTCTTTGCTCCAGCTGAAAGTCACAGCTCGAGTGTTTCTTCAGAGATGATCTCATTATCGTTTGACGTGCCGTACTCGGAGTCGGCTCGAGGTCATCGGAAGGGCCGCGAGTGTCAGGACTGCAGGAGATTTCGGAAAGATGATTTACCA AGTTTTCAGATCGTAAAGCCCAGGCAGGGTTTAACCCGAGTGAGTGATTTGTCATCTGAGGACATCAAGAAGATCGGTTACATCTCTCTGATCGAGCTCAGCACTTTCTATGACATCTTGGGCATCGAGCTGAAGAGGAATCGTGTATGGCGGAGTAAAGCacgag AAAGCGGAATATTCGGCGTTCCTCTTGATACGCTGCTGGAGAACGACCAAAAGAAATATCCTGGCTCCAGGGTCCCTCTTGTTTTTAAGAAG ttGCTGTTTAAACTGGAGCAGACGGGATTACAGACGGAAGGAATTCTGAGGATTCCAGGATCGGCGTCCAGAGTCAAG TACTTACGTCAGGAGTTGGAGTTAAAGTTTTACGAGGATCGTTTTGATTGGGATGAAGTTCGTCAGAATGACGCTGCTGGTTTATTAAAGATGTTCATCCGCGAGCTGCCGTATCCTCTCCTAACACAACAACATCTGCCGGCATTCACTGCTGCTCAAA aCATCTCATCACCTAAACATCAGCTTCAGGCTCTTCATCTTCTCATCATGCTGCTTCCTGAACCCAACAGAGACACACTGAAG GCTCTCCTGGAGTTCCTCAGAAAAGTTGTGGCGTATGAAGATAAGAACCGGATGAGTCTGTGGAACGTTTCTATGATTGTAGCACCAAATCTCATCATCTTTCATGGTAAGAACGCCAAACAGGAGGAGATGCAGACTGCCGTGGGCTCGGCTCATCTCGTACGACTGCTCATCCAACATCAGGATCTTCTGTGGACG GTTCCGTGTTTCCTGATCTCTCATGTCAGAAAGATGAACGAAGCCGCCACAGGCAAGAAAACGCCAACCTCAGAGAAAACCAAGCGTAGATTATTGAGAAGGTGGAACACAGAGAAGGACAGAAACAGAAGTGAG GTCACAGATCTTCATGACGGAGTCATCAGAGTTCACGCACCGCTTCACGCAAAGGTTTCAATGGCGATACAGCTGAACGCTGAGATGAAGGCGAGAGATATCATGGCACGGTTCGACGTGGAGAACTC ACGAGGATCACGCAGCACCGGTCGACGACAGAAGCAGTTTCTATTTGAGGTTGGAGGAAATATCA GAGAACGATGTTTGGATCCAGAAGCTTATTTACTTGATGTTTACCACGCTAACCCACATTGTGAATGGATTTTAAAATCACGGCAGACCTGA